Proteins from one Cryptomeria japonica chromosome 4, Sugi_1.0, whole genome shotgun sequence genomic window:
- the LOC131076251 gene encoding cytochrome P450 750A1-like encodes MAHYWKSEPRNKYGPIMMLKLGSVRTVVVSSSAMAKEFLKTHDLVFASRPLCAAGKYLAYNYKDIALAPYGPYWRHMRKLCVAELLNAKRIESFSCVREEEMLLTVRSVWEISRQGEKLVNLTNLFSSFAQEVMWRMLSGTKLSSRSESQMGVNGEEIKKMASEVTATVGAVNIGDFIPYLDWMDLQGVKRRLKKVHNSIALVIKKIIEEHQQRRIKLHKDKEKGKEKVAAEGLIDVLLEMDSLDGRAITRENIEAIVFDMFLGGVETTSTTLEWAMSEILRNPSVAKKMQEEIESVVGRERTVSERDIGSMEYEQCVVKETLRLYPALPLLLPHESTQDCAVGGYFIPQRTRLIVNAWDIGRDPSLWEDPLEFKPERFMGKNIDVVRDKEYFDMLPFGTGRRGCPGAALADVTVNLVLAQLIHCFEWSVEGDLDMTEVFGASTPRSVHLLARPSLRLFTCP; translated from the exons ATGGCCCATTATTGGAAATCTGAACCAAGGAATAAATATGGGCCCATTATGATGTTGAAATTGGGATCTGTTCGTACTGTTGTGGTTTCTTCATCTGCCATGGCAAAAGAGTTCTTGAAAACCCACGATTTAGTCTTTGCAAGCCGACCTCTTTGTGCTGCGGGGAAATACCTTGCTTATAATTACAAGGACATTGCATTGGCTCCTTACGGGCCTTACTGGAGGCACATGAGGAAGCTGTGCGTGGCGGAATTGCTGAATGCTAAAAGGATCGAGTCTTTCAGTTGTGTACGAGAGGAAGAAATGCTTCTCACTGTTCGTTCAGTGTGGGAGATTTCTAGGCAGGGTGAGAAACTTGTAAATCTCACCAACTTGTTTTCATCGTTTGCGCAGGAAGTGATGTGGCGGATGCTATCTGGTACTAAACTTTCTTCTCGGAGTGAATCTCAAATGGGTGTAAATGGCGAAGAGATAAAGAAGATGGCATCAGAGGTGACAGCTACGGTAGGAGCTGTCAATATCGGGGATTTCATTCCTTACTTAGACTGGATGGACTTGCAAGGCGTGAAACGGCGGCTGAAAAAGGTACACAATTCAATCGCCCTAgtgataaagaaaataatagaggaACACCAGCAGCGTAGGATAAAGTTGCACAAGGACAAGGAGAAGGGGAAGGAGAAGGTTGCAGCTGAAGGCCTCATTGACGTGCTCTTAGAAATGGACAGCCTCGATGGAAGGGCAATCACAAGGGAAAACATTGAAGCCATTGTTTTT GATATGTTCTTGGGTGGAGTTGAAACGACGTCTACTACGTTAGAATGGGCAATGAGTGAGATTCTTAGAAACCCCAGCGTGGCCAAGAAAATGCAAGAGGAAATAGAATCAGTGGTCGGCAGAGAGAGGACTGTAAGTGAGCGTGACATAGGAAGCATGGAGTACGAGCAGTGTGTGGTGAAGGAGACGCTGAGGTTATATCCGGCGTTACCCTTGCTTCTTCCGCACGAATCCACACAAGATTGTGCAGTTGGGGGATACTTCATTCCTCAGAGAACCAGGCTCATCGTCAATGCTTGGGATATTGGAAGAGACCCATCCTTGTGGGAAGATCCTCTGGAATTCAAGCCAGAGAGATTTATGGGTAAAAATATTGATGTTGTGAGAGACAAAGAGTATTTTGATATGTTGCCATTTGGAACAGGAAGGAGAGGATGTCCAGGGGCAGCCTTGGCTGATGTAACCGTAAATCTTGTATTGGCTCAGCTGATTCATTGCTTTGAGTGGAGCGTGGAAGGAGATCTGGATATGACGGAAGTCTTTGGAGCCAGCACGCCCAGGAGTGTTCACCTTCTGGCTCGTCCTTCCTTAAGGCTATTTACCTGCCCTTGA